A stretch of Desulfitobacterium dichloroeliminans LMG P-21439 DNA encodes these proteins:
- the ilvC gene encoding ketol-acid reductoisomerase — MAKMYYDSDASLELLQGKKIAVMGYGSQGHAQAQNLKDSGLDVVVGLRTDSRRWKQAEAAGLKVATVADAAAQADVIQILLPDERQAAVYEKDIKPNLTAGKCLIFSHGFNIHYGQIVPPADVDVFMVAPKSPGHLVRRTYEEGAGVPGLIAVHQDASGRAHDLALAYAKGIGCTRAGVLETTFKEETETDLFGEQAVLCGGVSELIKAGFDTLVEAGYQPESAYFECLHEMKLIVDLIYEGGMSWMRYSISDTAEYGDMVVGKRIITDETRKEMKKVLAEIQDGTFAKNWLLENQTNRPFFNATERKDADHQIEKVGAELRGMMPFIKKRGI, encoded by the coding sequence ATGGCAAAGATGTATTATGATTCCGATGCAAGTTTAGAGTTACTTCAAGGTAAAAAAATTGCAGTAATGGGTTACGGGAGCCAAGGTCATGCTCAAGCCCAGAACTTAAAAGATTCCGGTCTTGACGTCGTCGTGGGTCTACGCACTGATTCCCGTCGCTGGAAACAAGCTGAAGCGGCTGGATTGAAAGTAGCTACTGTAGCCGATGCGGCTGCTCAAGCAGATGTTATCCAAATCCTTCTGCCTGATGAGCGCCAAGCGGCTGTCTATGAAAAGGATATCAAACCGAACCTAACAGCAGGCAAATGCTTGATCTTCTCCCATGGCTTTAACATCCACTATGGACAAATCGTACCTCCTGCTGATGTGGATGTATTCATGGTTGCTCCGAAGAGCCCCGGCCACTTGGTACGCAGAACCTATGAAGAAGGGGCAGGGGTCCCTGGCTTAATCGCAGTTCATCAAGATGCTAGCGGTCGTGCCCATGATCTCGCTCTGGCTTATGCAAAGGGTATCGGTTGTACTCGTGCAGGAGTTCTAGAGACCACCTTCAAGGAAGAAACTGAAACCGACCTCTTCGGAGAACAAGCCGTTCTTTGCGGTGGGGTATCCGAATTGATCAAAGCTGGATTTGATACATTAGTTGAAGCAGGTTATCAACCGGAGAGCGCTTATTTCGAGTGCTTGCATGAAATGAAGCTCATCGTTGATCTGATCTATGAAGGCGGTATGAGCTGGATGCGTTACTCAATCTCTGATACCGCAGAGTATGGCGATATGGTCGTAGGAAAGCGGATCATCACCGATGAAACCCGTAAAGAAATGAAAAAGGTTCTTGCGGAAATCCAAGACGGTACCTTTGCTAAGAACTGGCTCTTAGAAAACCAAACCAATCGTCCTTTCTTTAATGCCACCGAACGTAAAGACGCCGATCATCAAATTGAAAAAGTCGGAGCTGAACTTCGTGGTATGATGCCCTTTATCAAAAAACGCGGCATCTAG
- the leuC gene encoding 3-isopropylmalate dehydratase large subunit: protein MAMTITEKILAEHAGLDRVVPGQLITAKLDLTLANDITGPVAIREFEKFGVENVWDKNKVALVPDHFTPNKDIASAELSKVMREFAKKQEIVHYWEQGRVGVEHCLLPEQGVTLPGDVIIGADSHTCTYGALGAFATGVGSTDLAAGMATGEAWFRIPESIKFVFKGTNFQPWVSGKDLILYTIGKIGVDGARYQAMEFTGEGIAALSMDSRFTMCNMAVEAGAKNGIIAPDQKTLDYLQARAKRPYKVYHSDPDAEYVKVYEWDVADIPLQVAFPHLPENAKPVSEGKGIKIDQVVIGSCTNGRLEDLRVAAQIMRGKKVYSDVRLIVIPGTQDIYKQAMKEGLLDIFIDAGAVVSTPTCGPCLGGFMGILAKGERALSTTNRNFVGRMGHPESEVYLAGPAVAAATAIAGEISHPEEVL from the coding sequence ATGGCAATGACGATCACTGAGAAGATTCTTGCCGAGCATGCAGGGCTGGATCGGGTTGTGCCCGGTCAGCTGATCACAGCGAAGCTTGATTTGACCTTAGCTAACGATATCACCGGTCCTGTCGCCATCCGGGAATTCGAGAAATTCGGGGTGGAAAACGTTTGGGACAAGAATAAGGTGGCCCTAGTTCCGGACCACTTTACCCCTAATAAGGATATTGCTTCCGCTGAGTTAAGCAAAGTCATGCGTGAATTTGCTAAAAAGCAAGAAATCGTTCATTACTGGGAACAAGGACGAGTCGGAGTAGAGCACTGTCTCCTTCCCGAACAAGGGGTCACCTTACCCGGTGACGTAATCATCGGTGCTGATTCCCATACCTGTACTTATGGTGCCTTAGGAGCTTTTGCAACGGGTGTCGGAAGTACGGACCTAGCCGCTGGAATGGCAACGGGAGAAGCCTGGTTCAGAATTCCCGAGTCCATTAAATTTGTTTTCAAGGGCACAAACTTTCAACCTTGGGTGAGCGGTAAAGACCTGATTCTCTATACTATTGGTAAAATCGGGGTGGATGGCGCTCGCTATCAGGCTATGGAATTTACCGGAGAGGGCATTGCTGCCTTATCCATGGATAGTCGTTTCACCATGTGCAATATGGCAGTGGAGGCTGGCGCTAAAAATGGCATTATCGCACCAGACCAAAAGACCTTGGACTATCTCCAAGCAAGAGCTAAACGTCCATATAAAGTCTATCATAGTGATCCTGATGCCGAATATGTGAAGGTTTACGAATGGGATGTTGCGGATATCCCTCTACAGGTGGCATTCCCGCACCTACCGGAGAACGCTAAGCCTGTTAGTGAAGGAAAAGGCATCAAAATTGATCAAGTGGTGATCGGTTCCTGTACGAATGGACGTTTAGAGGACCTTCGGGTAGCCGCTCAAATCATGAGGGGTAAAAAGGTTTATTCCGATGTGCGCTTAATCGTGATTCCCGGCACTCAGGATATTTATAAGCAAGCTATGAAAGAAGGATTGCTGGATATCTTTATCGATGCGGGGGCTGTGGTCAGCACTCCGACCTGTGGACCTTGTTTAGGTGGCTTTATGGGAATTCTCGCCAAAGGGGAAAGAGCCCTTTCAACAACGAACCGTAATTTTGTAGGGCGTATGGGGCATCCGGAAAGTGAGGTTTATTTGGCAGGACCGGCAGTGGCGGCAGCTACTGCAATCGCCGGAGAAATCTCTCATCCAGAGGAGGTGTTATAA
- a CDS encoding 3-isopropylmalate dehydratase small subunit, producing MARAWKFGDDIDTDAIIPARHMNQFSPEHLAAHCMEDADVNFAKEVRIGDVIVGGKNFGCGSSREHAPVAIKAAGVKAVIAESYARIFYRNSLNIGMPILESPEAVQGIETGDEVSVDLESGKIINLTKNTEFEARPFPPFMQDLIKTGGLIPYVKGRRENA from the coding sequence ATGGCAAGAGCATGGAAATTTGGGGATGATATCGATACAGATGCTATTATACCGGCACGCCATATGAATCAATTCAGTCCTGAGCATTTAGCAGCCCACTGTATGGAAGATGCGGATGTTAATTTTGCCAAGGAAGTGAGGATTGGTGATGTCATCGTCGGCGGTAAAAACTTTGGCTGTGGATCCTCGCGCGAACATGCCCCGGTAGCCATTAAGGCCGCAGGGGTGAAGGCCGTTATCGCAGAATCCTATGCTCGAATTTTTTATCGTAACTCATTAAATATTGGTATGCCTATTTTAGAGAGCCCTGAGGCTGTCCAAGGCATTGAAACAGGGGATGAAGTCAGCGTGGATTTAGAGTCGGGTAAGATCATTAATCTAACAAAGAACACCGAATTCGAAGCACGACCTTTCCCTCCTTTTATGCAGGACTTGATTAAAACTGGGGGACTCATTCCATATGTGAAGGGGAGACGTGAAAATGCCTAA
- the leuB gene encoding 3-isopropylmalate dehydrogenase — MPKIAVLPGDGIGQEIIPQAVRVIKAVLGTKEAEFEFKEYLVGGVAIESVGKALPDETLRACQEADAVLLGAVGGPKWDHLPSPERPETAALLGLRKGLNFYANIRPVRMLPSLISTSTLKEEVLDGVDMVVIRELTGGVYFGEKGRSDNPRAAYDTMSYSEEEIRRILIKGFETAQIRGKKLCSVDKANVLETSRLWREIAIELAKDYPEVELTHLLVDNAAMQLVRNPKQFDVIVTENMFGDILTDLASMLGGSIGMLSSASLNGTKGMYEPAHGSAPDIAGKNLANPLATILSAALMLRYTFAMDEEAARIEAAVEKVLEQGYRTGDLARPGDKVLGTVEMTDAVLAVL, encoded by the coding sequence ATGCCTAAAATTGCTGTGTTGCCTGGGGATGGGATCGGTCAAGAGATTATTCCTCAAGCGGTGAGGGTGATCAAAGCCGTCTTAGGAACTAAAGAAGCAGAATTTGAATTCAAGGAGTATCTTGTCGGTGGAGTAGCCATCGAATCGGTGGGAAAAGCTTTGCCGGATGAGACCTTGAGGGCCTGTCAAGAAGCTGATGCCGTCCTCTTAGGAGCAGTTGGAGGACCCAAATGGGATCATCTGCCATCCCCTGAACGACCAGAAACTGCAGCCCTTCTGGGTCTGCGCAAAGGTCTTAACTTCTATGCCAATATTCGCCCGGTGCGCATGCTTCCCAGCTTGATTTCCACCTCTACTCTCAAGGAAGAGGTCTTGGATGGGGTCGATATGGTGGTCATTCGGGAATTAACCGGAGGCGTTTATTTCGGGGAAAAGGGTCGCTCGGATAACCCTCGCGCCGCCTATGATACGATGTCCTATTCGGAAGAGGAGATTCGGCGCATTCTCATAAAAGGCTTTGAAACGGCACAGATCCGTGGCAAAAAACTCTGCTCAGTAGATAAGGCTAATGTTTTAGAAACCTCACGTCTCTGGCGGGAGATTGCAATTGAGCTCGCGAAAGACTATCCGGAAGTGGAGCTCACCCATCTTTTAGTGGATAATGCAGCTATGCAATTGGTGCGCAACCCCAAACAATTTGATGTTATCGTTACGGAGAATATGTTCGGGGATATTCTCACGGACTTAGCTTCTATGTTGGGCGGCTCCATCGGTATGCTGTCTTCCGCAAGCCTTAATGGGACGAAAGGGATGTATGAACCTGCCCACGGTTCTGCCCCGGATATTGCGGGTAAGAACTTGGCAAATCCTTTAGCTACTATTCTCTCGGCTGCCCTGATGCTGCGCTACACCTTCGCAATGGATGAGGAAGCTGCTCGCATCGAGGCTGCAGTGGAAAAAGTACTGGAACAAGGATATCGGACCGGAGATCTAGCACGACCTGGCGATAAAGTTCTAGGAACAGTGGAAATGACTGACGCAGTGTTGGCGGTATTGTAA
- a CDS encoding zinc-binding dehydrogenase, with protein sequence MRGWVFTETHVPLKMVEKQDPVVVPGEVIIDVKATGLCHSDVAALEDPGWMNLITAAPLYMGHECAGVITEVGEGVTGFKVGDRVGVCPIAKSTGEAIGYQRDGGYATKCLVPAECLVPIPDNVSFEQGAAATDAGMTAYHAMFRIGGAKKGMKVGVIGIGGLGQFAARMAVLRGCEVYAAEINPQARELGKELGIKEVYENVSDLAEVGCELIVDYAGFGSTTAQALEAVAKFGRVVVVGMGKLEATISTYTLILKQAQVLGSNGGDTEDIKEVYDFFATGMLNLQLSTIPFDEIKDGLDRLKRGEVKGRLVAVL encoded by the coding sequence ATGAGAGGTTGGGTATTCACGGAAACGCACGTTCCATTAAAAATGGTTGAAAAACAAGACCCGGTAGTTGTACCCGGAGAAGTCATCATCGATGTTAAAGCAACCGGATTATGTCACTCAGATGTGGCTGCGCTAGAAGATCCGGGCTGGATGAATCTGATTACTGCGGCCCCGCTGTATATGGGTCATGAGTGTGCCGGTGTCATCACCGAGGTCGGCGAAGGTGTGACCGGATTTAAAGTAGGTGACAGAGTTGGCGTTTGCCCGATTGCGAAAAGCACAGGGGAAGCGATTGGCTATCAAAGGGATGGCGGCTACGCTACTAAATGCTTAGTTCCAGCTGAATGCTTGGTTCCTATTCCGGATAATGTTAGTTTTGAGCAAGGGGCCGCGGCTACTGATGCCGGAATGACTGCATATCACGCCATGTTTAGGATAGGCGGTGCCAAGAAAGGTATGAAGGTCGGCGTTATCGGGATCGGAGGACTAGGTCAATTTGCGGCACGGATGGCTGTTCTAAGAGGCTGTGAGGTTTACGCAGCTGAAATAAATCCCCAAGCGCGCGAACTCGGTAAAGAACTTGGCATTAAGGAAGTTTATGAGAATGTCTCGGATCTAGCTGAAGTTGGCTGTGAGCTCATCGTTGATTATGCCGGATTCGGCAGTACCACTGCTCAGGCACTTGAAGCTGTCGCTAAATTTGGACGGGTTGTCGTCGTCGGTATGGGTAAGCTTGAAGCGACAATTAGTACCTACACGTTGATTCTTAAGCAAGCCCAAGTATTAGGTAGCAATGGTGGCGACACTGAGGATATCAAGGAAGTCTATGATTTCTTTGCCACGGGTATGCTCAATCTACAGCTTTCTACAATCCCATTTGATGAAATCAAAGATGGTCTTGATCGTCTCAAGCGTGGTGAAGTTAAAGGTCGGTTAGTTGCTGTGCTCTAA
- a CDS encoding DUF4317 family protein, whose product MNKNDVASIRKEFKLDNSRLKLADVVSIYVKGDNKQIIGTEKENFGRMAKSDKNQNLHGQLQKKGLPPTFIFKRLAASPFDHLTISALSFSFTIAF is encoded by the coding sequence ATGAATAAAAACGATGTAGCAAGTATTCGTAAGGAATTTAAGCTGGATAATTCGCGATTGAAGCTTGCTGATGTGGTAAGTATTTATGTCAAAGGTGATAACAAGCAAATCATCGGCACCGAAAAAGAGAATTTCGGCAGAATGGCAAAATCGGACAAGAATCAGAATTTGCATGGACAACTTCAAAAAAAGGGCCTACCGCCTACGTTTATTTTCAAACGTTTGGCGGCAAGCCCTTTTGATCATCTAACGATTTCGGCATTATCTTTTTCCTTTACAATTGCATTCTAA
- the proC gene encoding pyrroline-5-carboxylate reductase, whose product MQKIGFIGAGNMAEAIIKGLATTGRYEIRVTNRSNQVKLEKMREQYGVIPASFTETIKDSEIILLAVKPKDVNEVMSKISEVISDNQLFISVAAGIPLALLERHLPRNPLVRAMPNTSSAVMHSMTGLVKGQGVGEKDTKDAENIFGAVGRFVWVAEEQMNPLIAMSGSGPAYFYLFTEALVKAGVEMGVSLEVAEILAKETIIGAAKMLDTSDKSPSELRVAVTSPKGTTQEALNVFWENGLEELVARAAKACKARAEEMERVYLE is encoded by the coding sequence ATGCAAAAGATTGGTTTTATCGGGGCAGGAAATATGGCTGAAGCCATTATTAAGGGACTAGCCACTACAGGTCGATATGAGATTCGAGTGACCAATCGTTCCAATCAGGTTAAGTTAGAGAAGATGAGGGAACAGTATGGGGTAATCCCGGCTTCCTTTACGGAAACGATTAAGGATTCCGAAATTATCCTATTAGCGGTGAAGCCTAAGGATGTTAATGAGGTTATGTCAAAAATCAGCGAGGTCATATCGGATAATCAGTTGTTTATTAGTGTGGCGGCAGGAATTCCTTTGGCATTACTGGAAAGACATTTGCCCCGGAATCCCCTTGTTAGAGCTATGCCCAATACCTCTAGTGCAGTTATGCATTCCATGACGGGGTTAGTAAAGGGGCAAGGGGTCGGTGAAAAAGATACAAAAGATGCGGAAAATATATTTGGAGCGGTAGGGAGGTTTGTCTGGGTTGCCGAGGAACAGATGAATCCACTGATTGCTATGAGCGGAAGCGGGCCGGCCTATTTTTATCTCTTTACAGAGGCTTTGGTTAAAGCTGGGGTGGAGATGGGCGTTAGTCTGGAGGTAGCAGAGATACTTGCCAAAGAAACCATCATAGGGGCTGCGAAAATGTTGGACACGAGCGACAAATCACCGAGCGAGCTGCGAGTGGCGGTTACTTCTCCCAAAGGAACAACCCAGGAAGCCTTGAACGTGTTTTGGGAAAACGGGTTGGAGGAGTTGGTGGCGCGGGCAGCCAAAGCGTGCAAAGCACGTGCTGAAGAGATGGAAAGGGTGTATCTAGAGTGA
- the proB gene encoding glutamate 5-kinase has product MSDFRRIVIKIGSSSLNHPEGGLDDQAIDRIAQLVAEIRKFGVECVLVSSGAVAAGVGKLNLKSRPKNVAGKQAVAAVGQGVLIEKYALALEAHGLVCAQVLLSRIDLAEASRYRNAQNTLEQLLRFHVVPIINENDTVAVEELCFGDNDRLSALVAGLVHGDLLVILTDVEGLYSANPKLDPEAKLITEVKDLSEVVGVAGGPGSSLGTGGMLTKIKAAEIATRFGIGMFLLHSRHMEDITKLIQGERPLGTYFLPAEHRIMGRKRWIAYGGLSEGSIFIDQGAVNALLTGKSLLASGITGLEGTWERKELVRINSPEGIEVARGLVELNSDELEKVRGKHSDVMLDLIPNLEGKEVVHRDNMTMMLEC; this is encoded by the coding sequence GTGAGTGATTTTCGGCGGATTGTCATAAAAATTGGAAGTAGTAGCTTAAACCACCCTGAAGGTGGCCTTGATGATCAAGCAATTGATAGAATTGCTCAATTGGTTGCTGAGATTCGTAAGTTCGGAGTGGAATGCGTCCTAGTCAGCTCGGGTGCAGTGGCTGCCGGTGTCGGGAAACTGAATTTAAAGTCTAGACCTAAGAACGTAGCAGGTAAACAGGCTGTGGCTGCTGTTGGTCAAGGGGTTCTCATCGAGAAATACGCTCTTGCTCTAGAAGCCCATGGTCTAGTCTGTGCTCAGGTTTTACTTTCACGAATCGACCTGGCTGAAGCTTCACGCTATCGGAATGCACAGAATACCTTGGAACAATTGCTCCGCTTTCACGTCGTTCCGATTATCAATGAAAATGATACGGTTGCTGTTGAGGAACTTTGTTTTGGGGATAATGACCGCCTTTCGGCACTTGTGGCAGGGCTGGTTCACGGAGATTTGCTGGTAATACTCACGGATGTGGAGGGTCTTTATTCTGCCAACCCTAAACTGGATCCTGAGGCCAAGCTCATTACGGAAGTTAAAGATCTTTCCGAAGTTGTGGGGGTGGCTGGTGGACCGGGTAGCTCCTTAGGAACCGGTGGAATGCTTACGAAGATTAAAGCTGCGGAGATCGCTACCCGTTTTGGTATCGGTATGTTCCTTCTTCACTCCAGACATATGGAGGATATTACTAAGCTTATTCAGGGAGAACGTCCCCTTGGTACTTATTTTCTACCAGCTGAGCATCGCATTATGGGAAGAAAACGTTGGATTGCCTATGGAGGGCTTTCAGAAGGAAGCATTTTTATTGACCAAGGGGCAGTCAATGCTTTGCTTACAGGAAAGAGTTTACTAGCTTCCGGTATCACGGGACTAGAAGGAACCTGGGAGCGCAAGGAGCTAGTTCGTATCAATAGTCCAGAGGGGATTGAAGTCGCCCGAGGACTCGTGGAGCTAAACAGTGATGAACTAGAAAAAGTACGGGGGAAACATTCAGATGTGATGTTAGACTTAATCCCGAATTTGGAGGGTAAAGAGGTCGTGCATCGTGACAATATGACGATGATGCTGGAATGTTAG
- a CDS encoding glutamate-5-semialdehyde dehydrogenase, whose amino-acid sequence MDFSPELIAIGQKAKDAARKLAYSSTANKNKALLAMADALLAHEQEILVANQKDVEAAIQKGIKKSLVNRLTLTSEGIHQMSDSLREVVNLADPVGEGEFWTRPNGLRIQRTRVPLGVVAMVYEARPNVTVDAAALCLKSGNAVILRGGSEAIESNKVLSRVISEASERQGMPTASIQLLENTDRQWVQQLMKMNGYVDVIIPRGGAGLIQTVVKESTVPVIETGTGVCHAFVDQEGNFDKGVSIVFNSKTHRPGVCNALETVLIHEAVASEFLPLLGEKLWDYGVEIRGCEKTCAILPYASKARSEDWGTEYLDLIISAKVVKDVDEAMDHIYQYGTKHSETIITENYTTAQRFLNEVDAAAVYVNASTRFTDGGRFGFGAEIGISTQKLHARGPMGLRELTTMKYMIYGEDHIVT is encoded by the coding sequence ATGGATTTTTCACCGGAACTAATAGCTATAGGCCAAAAAGCTAAGGATGCTGCCCGTAAATTGGCTTACTCAAGCACAGCGAATAAGAATAAAGCTCTTTTGGCCATGGCCGATGCGCTTCTTGCCCATGAGCAGGAGATCCTAGTCGCTAATCAAAAGGATGTAGAGGCTGCTATTCAAAAAGGAATTAAAAAATCCTTGGTTAATCGCCTGACCTTGACTTCAGAAGGCATTCATCAGATGAGTGATTCCTTAAGGGAAGTCGTAAATTTAGCCGATCCGGTGGGAGAAGGGGAGTTTTGGACTCGTCCCAATGGACTGCGCATTCAGCGTACCCGTGTTCCCTTAGGAGTCGTAGCCATGGTCTATGAAGCTCGTCCCAACGTGACCGTGGACGCAGCAGCCCTCTGTCTTAAATCCGGAAATGCCGTGATTTTGCGGGGAGGCTCAGAAGCAATAGAAAGTAATAAAGTCTTAAGCAGGGTGATCTCGGAAGCTTCTGAAAGGCAAGGAATGCCAACAGCCTCTATTCAACTACTTGAAAATACCGACCGGCAATGGGTCCAACAATTGATGAAGATGAATGGTTATGTAGATGTCATTATTCCTCGTGGGGGAGCAGGACTCATTCAAACGGTTGTCAAGGAATCCACAGTCCCAGTTATCGAGACAGGTACCGGGGTCTGCCATGCTTTCGTGGATCAGGAGGGGAATTTTGACAAAGGTGTCAGCATCGTTTTTAACTCGAAAACCCATAGACCGGGAGTGTGCAACGCCTTAGAAACTGTGCTTATTCATGAAGCGGTTGCTTCCGAATTCTTGCCCTTGCTGGGAGAAAAGCTCTGGGATTACGGGGTGGAAATTCGCGGATGTGAAAAAACCTGCGCCATTTTGCCCTATGCATCTAAAGCTAGGTCAGAGGATTGGGGAACTGAGTATCTGGATCTCATCATCAGCGCCAAAGTTGTGAAGGATGTGGATGAGGCCATGGATCATATCTACCAGTACGGAACTAAGCATTCGGAGACGATTATTACTGAGAATTACACGACAGCTCAACGCTTCTTAAATGAAGTAGACGCAGCGGCTGTTTATGTCAATGCTTCCACACGCTTCACAGATGGAGGTCGATTCGGCTTCGGTGCAGAGATCGGTATCAGCACCCAAAAGCTTCACGCTCGTGGACCTATGGGACTAAGAGAGCTTACAACTATGAAGTATATGATTTATGGAGAAGATCATATTGTAACCTGA
- a CDS encoding IS3 family transposase, producing the protein MYYLRKFKDYDSLVAAIERYIYFYNYERRQKRLNKMPPMTYRQLLEKAS; encoded by the coding sequence ATGTACTACCTTAGAAAATTTAAAGATTACGACAGCCTGGTAGCAGCTATTGAGAGATACATATACTTCTATAACTACGAACGCCGACAAAAGAGGCTTAACAAAATGCCTCCGATGACATATCGCCAATTACTTGAGAAAGCGTCATAA
- a CDS encoding helix-turn-helix domain-containing protein yields the protein MGRRGICYEKKLEAVERYKRGEGSQDSIAHEYGVDRTSFQQWIANYEAMGASGLAVLNKNSKYSEELKTAAVEAYLRGEGSFMEICKIYNIRSKTQLLDWVALYNGHKELRATGAQRRGIYMTRGRTTTLDERIEIVSYCIAKGKDYSATIEKYGVSYQQLFSWVRKYELKGIDGLIDKRGKRKLLDEMTEVERLRAENKILKAENKQKEMEISVLKKVQEIERRRG from the coding sequence ATGGGAAGAAGAGGCATCTGTTATGAAAAGAAATTGGAAGCAGTAGAAAGATACAAGCGCGGAGAAGGAAGCCAAGACAGTATAGCGCATGAATACGGAGTAGATAGAACCAGCTTTCAGCAATGGATTGCGAATTACGAGGCTATGGGTGCATCAGGGCTAGCAGTTTTAAATAAGAATAGTAAATACAGCGAGGAACTAAAAACCGCAGCAGTAGAGGCGTACCTTCGAGGCGAAGGAAGCTTTATGGAGATATGTAAGATATATAACATCCGCAGTAAGACGCAACTCTTAGATTGGGTAGCGTTGTATAATGGTCATAAGGAACTTCGGGCGACCGGGGCCCAAAGGAGAGGAATCTATATGACCAGAGGACGGACAACCACATTAGACGAACGGATTGAAATTGTCAGTTACTGCATAGCCAAAGGTAAGGATTATAGTGCAACAATCGAGAAGTATGGCGTATCCTACCAACAGCTATTTAGTTGGGTACGCAAATATGAGTTAAAAGGCATAGACGGACTCATAGACAAGCGCGGGAAACGTAAGCTGTTAGATGAGATGACTGAAGTCGAGCGCCTTCGAGCAGAGAATAAAATACTAAAAGCCGAGAACAAACAAAAAGAAATGGAGATTTCTGTGTTAAAAAAAGTTCAAGAAATTGAAAGGAGGCGGGGCTAA
- a CDS encoding 3-deoxy-7-phosphoheptulonate synthase, translating to MSMKFVKRIPPAEEIIENLSLSKEVREIRDRRVDEIKKILANEDRRFLLIVGPCSADHEDPVCEYIERLAKVQEKVKETLLIVPRIYTNKPRTTGEGYKGMVHQPDPEKAPDMVEGIKAIRRLHIRAISEFGMPAADEMLYPENYSYLADVLGYIAIGARSVENQQHRLTVSGIDLPVGMKNPTSGDITVMLNSLIAAQSDHSFIYNGWEVETTGNPYAHAVLRGAVNANGENIPNYHFENLIQTAQEYEKLELANPAIVVDVNHANSMKRYYEQPRIAGEVLHSRKYDSVLKKMIKGLMIESYIEEGRQGIGENIYGKSITDACLGWESTEKLICFIAENV from the coding sequence ATGAGTATGAAATTTGTAAAGAGAATACCCCCTGCCGAAGAGATTATTGAAAACTTATCTTTGAGTAAAGAAGTTAGAGAAATTCGCGATCGACGGGTTGATGAGATTAAAAAGATTTTAGCTAATGAGGACCGACGTTTCTTATTGATTGTCGGCCCGTGCTCAGCTGATCATGAAGACCCTGTCTGTGAATATATTGAACGACTGGCCAAGGTTCAGGAGAAAGTCAAAGAAACGCTGCTAATCGTCCCGAGAATCTATACCAATAAACCCCGAACCACAGGAGAGGGATATAAAGGAATGGTTCACCAGCCGGACCCAGAAAAGGCTCCTGATATGGTAGAGGGGATTAAAGCCATTCGTCGTCTGCACATTCGCGCTATTTCCGAATTTGGCATGCCCGCAGCTGATGAGATGCTCTATCCGGAAAACTATAGTTATCTAGCAGATGTCCTAGGGTATATTGCCATCGGAGCCCGTTCGGTAGAAAACCAACAGCACCGCTTGACAGTCAGTGGAATTGATTTGCCCGTGGGTATGAAGAACCCGACCAGTGGCGACATTACAGTCATGCTTAACTCCTTGATTGCCGCTCAAAGTGACCATTCCTTCATTTATAATGGTTGGGAAGTTGAAACCACCGGTAATCCTTATGCTCATGCCGTTTTAAGGGGAGCGGTCAATGCCAATGGCGAAAATATCCCTAATTACCATTTCGAAAATCTTATCCAGACAGCTCAGGAATATGAAAAGCTTGAGTTGGCCAATCCTGCTATCGTAGTCGATGTGAACCATGCTAACTCCATGAAGCGCTATTATGAACAACCCCGTATTGCCGGGGAAGTTTTGCACAGCAGGAAGTACGATTCCGTGCTTAAGAAGATGATCAAAGGGCTCATGATCGAGAGCTATATAGAAGAGGGTAGACAGGGCATCGGGGAGAACATCTATGGCAAATCGATTACGGATGCCTGCTTAGGTTGGGAAAGCACGGAAAAATTGATTTGCTTTATTGCTGAGAATGTCTAA